The following coding sequences are from one Lipingzhangella halophila window:
- a CDS encoding AAA family ATPase, giving the protein MHPLICGRCGALAEAPLVESPPAVLVCQACEHRQPFRRLPLWCVTGPSGTGKSTVSRILVERLQERFVVLEQDVLWLPGLRDPAGNHRAFRSAWLRMAAMIHQSGRPVVLCGTVAPPELEPLDERVLFCDIRYLALVCEPNVLAERLRGRPAWRAWSEERIEETLDFNAWLRDTATELTPPVKLLDTTHEPATATAERVQAWLDQPAEAPPPEEPATAPEAAAGGDALEPCDTP; this is encoded by the coding sequence GTGCACCCCCTGATCTGCGGGCGATGCGGCGCGCTGGCGGAGGCGCCGCTCGTGGAATCCCCTCCTGCGGTGCTTGTCTGCCAGGCGTGCGAGCACCGGCAACCGTTCCGCCGCCTGCCCCTGTGGTGCGTCACCGGTCCCAGCGGCACCGGGAAGTCCACGGTGTCCCGCATCCTCGTGGAGCGGCTCCAGGAACGGTTCGTCGTCCTGGAGCAGGACGTGCTGTGGCTCCCCGGTCTGCGCGACCCGGCCGGAAACCACCGCGCGTTCCGTTCGGCGTGGCTACGTATGGCCGCGATGATCCACCAGAGCGGTCGTCCGGTCGTGCTGTGCGGCACGGTGGCCCCACCGGAGCTCGAACCGCTGGATGAGCGCGTGCTGTTCTGCGACATCCGTTACCTCGCGCTGGTGTGCGAGCCCAACGTGCTCGCGGAACGGCTGCGCGGCCGGCCTGCCTGGCGGGCGTGGTCGGAGGAGCGCATCGAGGAGACCCTCGACTTCAACGCGTGGCTCCGCGACACCGCCACTGAGCTGACTCCTCCGGTGAAACTGCTGGACACCACGCACGAGCCGGCCACAGCGACGGCCGAACGCGTACAGGCGTGGCTCGACCAGCCGGCCGAAGCCCCGCCACCCGAGGAACCGGCCACCGCGCCGGAAGCGGCGGCGGGCGGCGACGCGCTGGAACCGTGCGACACCCCCTGA